Proteins encoded in a region of the Mercenaria mercenaria strain notata chromosome 1, MADL_Memer_1, whole genome shotgun sequence genome:
- the LOC128557055 gene encoding uncharacterized protein LOC128557055, with product MKNVTFMAAHDLPNSIMADLIDLCKEQGASHLKALQCDDHTTYQHNTSVAEFQQATEVITDELINAVNMSPYFSVTLDEPTDISVKQNLIVYTVYFAQEKGKMVQKSNFLGLVHLDHGATAQNIFDALIDILTKRGIDCSIYVKQCFVDCTVTVM from the exons ATGAAAAATGTAACATTCATGGCTGCACATGACCTCCCAAACAGCATCATGGCTGATCTGATTGATCTTTGCAAAGAACAG GGTGCTTCCCATCTGAAGGCACTGCAGTGTGATGACCACACCACTTACCAACACAACACATCTGTAGCTGAGTTTCAGCAAGCAACTGAAGTTATTACTGATGAACTTATAAATGCTGTGAACATGTCCCCTTATTTTAGTGTTACACTTGATGAGCCGACAGACATATCTGTCAAACAGAACTTGATTGTTTATACTGTATATTTTGCCCAAGAGAAAGGCAAAATGGTTCAAAAGAGTAACTTTTTAGGCTTAGTGCATTTAGATCATGGTGCTACTGCTCAGAATATATTTGATGCATTGATTGACATTTTGACCAAAAGAGGAATTGACTGTTCAATTTATGTTAAACAATGTTTTGTTGACTGTACAGTAACTGTTATGTAA
- the LOC128557057 gene encoding zinc finger protein 37-like, with translation MLEPPGTTEEAGKGIGVHAKKIRGQYVNIGSQKERWLEIKSKKRCKSDEDLASLLIKSLHHLNKWRRVSSRGITHATRRRRNVFTQHSHRVLVLENDVWLRWRDLKLSLQMNNHSQLASVLIDTWFDRANYIRKICDDQQTISEDPTWQDNTYTDMSSGVTDTSILTEFPCAVKVEKVTDESAEDSDSDTEIEDIMNYANGEKKLVKLTEEQTESSVVLEKRRKSSRVQSRGYRPDYANLDWKEESGSDTETVDSKPDWTKVVIKQTNKRKKQKTSADLNEEDSGKFIDNMWSVWGESSNTKRQRKKTKKSKEEDPDFVVSDDDIKDVDISDGEKEVDVEMKVEQEMEIENLSEIEKKKVIKERKKNNSDSSINKKYKRKRIKKEKLDEERRELDTLEKKSKAKKKIKKEKTNITESVKKPWVHIKLEEHQEKYRMEIVGSFERKNRNINLTEELYTCLMCGRFKSTAKEIFEEHIEKHVNKVLECDRCTFVGRSEIELMKHKISSGHMPKGHQYMCDICGMVLYTWDSRLSHMGKEHDDPQFKCKFCEMKFVTRLKRQQHTRTIHVDAAQFCNSCKTDCQTLSAEEFKEHQNTCKPGHQCQVCGIVLASKSGLHSHLRSTHMGVRKYQCQICPYAGKSAQRLREHEMTHNSVHPYSCDKCTFTCVQACQLKSHMRTHSGEKPYKCSQCKFAAAWNVQLKEHVKIHGMETSVVCLKCDILFKNAKALKIHEKKDHSSLSLLSQVTTCFNSSF, from the exons TTTACATCATCTTAACAAGTGGAGAAGAGTGAGCAGTCGTGGAATTACACATGCAACAAGGAGAAGAAGGAATGTGTTCACACAGCATAGTCACAGGGTATTGGTGCTAGAGAATGATGTCTGGTTGCGTTGGAGAGACCTGAAACTTTCCTTGCAAATGAACAACCACAGTCAGCTTGCATCTGTGTTGATTGATACATG GTTTGATAGAGCTAACTATATAAGAAAAATTTGTGATGACCAACAGACAATATCGGAAGATCCAACATGGCAAGACAATACTTACACAGATATGAGCTCAGG TGTAACAGATACCAGCATATTGACAGAATTTCCTTGCGCTGTTAAAGTTGAAAAGGTCACTGATGAATCAGCTGAAGATTCTGACTCAGATACAGAAATTGAAGATATTATGAATTATGCAAATGGTGAAAAGAAACTGGTGAAATTAACTGAAGAACAAACAGAAAGCAGTGTGGTGTTAGAAAAGCGAAGAAAAAGTTCTAGAGTACAGTCTAGAGGATACAGACCAGACTATGCAAATTTAGATTGGAAAGAAGAAAGTGGCAGTGACACTGAAACTGTTGATTCAAAACCAGACTGGACAAAGGTTGTAATAAAGCagacaaataaaaggaaaaaacagaaaacttCAGCAGATTTAAATGAAGAGGACAGTGGGAAATTTATAGATAATATGTGGTCTGTCTGGGGGGAAAGTAGTAACACAAAAAGGCAAAGAAAAAAGACAAAGAAGAGTAAGGAAGAAGATCCAGATTTTGTTGTAAGTGATGATGACATTAAAGATGTAGATATAAGTGATGGAGAAAAGGAGGTTGATGTTGAAATGAAAGTTGAACAGGAAATGGAAATTGAAAATTTATCAgagattgagaaaaaaaaagtaattaaggaaagaaaaaagaacaacagtGATAGTTCAATTAATAAAAAGTATAAGAGGAAaagaataaagaaagaaaaactagATGAAGAAAGAAGGGAATTGGATACACTTGAAAAGAAATCTaaagcaaaaaagaaaatcaagaaagaaaagacaaatataacTGAAAGTGTCAAAAAGCCTTGGGTTCATATTAAGCTTGAAGAACATCAGGAAAAGTATAGAATGGAAATTGTTGGATCGTTTGAGAGGAAAAATCGCAACATCAATTTAACGGAGGAGCTATACACATGTTTAATGTGTGGACGTTTTAAGTCCACAGCAAAAGAAATTTTCGAAGAACATATAGAAAAGCATGTGAATAAGGTCCTGGAATGTGACCGCTGTACATTTGTAGGTCGCTCAGAAATTGAACTTATGAAACATAAGATTAGTTCCGGTCACATGCCCAAAGGACATCAGTATATGTGTGACATATGTGGAATGGTTCTTTACACATGGGATTCAAGACTTTCTCATATGGGAAAGGAGCATGATGACCCTCAGTTTAAATGCAAGTTTTGTGAGATGAAGTTTGTGACAAGGCTTAAGAGGCAGCAACACACTAGAACCATTCATGTTGATGCAGCTCAGTTCTGTAACAGCTGTAAAACTG ATTGTCAGACATTAAGTGCAGAGGAATTCAAAGAGCATCAGAATACCTGCAAGCCAGGACACCAGTGCCAGGTGTGTGGTATAGTTTTGGCATCAAAGAGTGGGTTACACAGTCATCTGCGGTCTACACACATGGGTGTGAGAAAATACCAGTGTCAGATTTGTCCTTATGCTGGGAAAAGTGCTCAGAGGCTGAGAGAACATGAAATGACACATAACA GTGTACATCCCTATAGTTGTGACAAGTGCACATTTACATGTGTTCAAGCTTGTCAGCTCAAATCCCACATGCGTACACACAGTGGTGAGAAACCATACAAGTGTTCACAGTGTAAGTTTGCAGCGGCTTGGAATGTTCAACTGAAAGAACACGTCAAAATTCATGGAATGGAGACTTCTGTAGTGTGTTTAAAATGTGATATCTTATTTAAGAATGCAAAAGCTCTAAAGATTCATGAGAAAAAAGACCATTCTTCCCTTTCTCTGCTGTCTCAAGTTACGACTTGTTTCAATTCAAGTTTTTAA